From Anas acuta chromosome 20, bAnaAcu1.1, whole genome shotgun sequence, a single genomic window includes:
- the LOC137842463 gene encoding torsin-1A-like, which produces MAAATPKMAATPLKAPSAPPKMAAAPPASSASARSQDGGGGSGAAGLRRWRGGGGAVRAMTGRRGGPRAAPGLELLLLLLLLPPLPGPVGAVEPISLGLALAGAAASALTGFISYPRLYCYFRECCLQRHDPRAAAALQENLDRKLFGQHLVSKVIVKAVKGFLNNENAKKPLALSLHGWTGTGKNFVSKIIAESIYKNGLKSKYVHQFVATLHFPHAQDINTYKDQLQSWIRGNVSICPRSIFIFDEMDKMHAGLIDSIKPFLDYYELLDGVSYRKAIFIFLSNAGAEKITELALDFWRNGRTREDIELTDIQNALSVSVFNNKNSGFWHSTLIDKNLIDYFVPFLPLEYKHVKMCVRVEIQSRGYSVDEDILTRIADEMTYFPREERIYSDKGCKTVDAKLDYYYDF; this is translated from the exons ATGGCCGCCGCCACACCCAAGATGGCCGCCACCCCCCTCAAAGCGCCATCTGCCCCTCCCAAGATGGCCGCCGCCCCTCCCGCCAGCTCCGCCTCTGCCCGGtcccaagatggcggcggcggaagcggcgcggcggggctgaggcgttggcggggcggcggcggggccgtgagGGCCATgacggggcggcggggcggcccgcgggcggccccggggctggagctgctcctgctgctgctgctgctgccgccgctgccCGGGCCCGTGGGCGCCGTGGAGCCCATCAGCCTGGGGTTGGCCCTCGCCGGTGCCGCCGCCTCGGCGCTCACCGGCTTCATCTCGTACCCGCGGCTCTACTGCTACTTCAGGGAGTGCTGCCTGCAGCGCCACGACCCGCGGGCCGCCGCCG ccctgcaggagaaCCTGGACAGAAAGCTCTTCGGGCAGCACCTGGTGAGCAAGGTGATCGTGAAGGCCGTGAAGGGCTTCCTCAACAACGAGAACGCCAAAAAGCCTCTCGCCCTCTCCTTGCACGGCTGGACTGGAACAGGCAAAAACTTTGTCAGTAAGATAATTGCCGAAAGCATTTATAAAAACGGTCTGAAGAGTAAATACGTCCATCAGTTCGTGGCTACGTTGCATTTCCCTCACGCTCAGGACATCAACACCTACAAG GACCAGTTGCAATCATGGATTCGGGGAAACGTGAGCATCTGTCCCCGATCAATCTTCATATTTGATGAAATGGATAAAATGCACGCAGGACTCATCGACTCCATCAAGCCATTCCTGGACTATTACGAGCTCCTGGATGGAGTTTCCTACCGGAAAGCCATCTTCATATTCCTCAG CAATGCTGGGGCTGAAAAGATAACGGAGCTGGCGCTAGATTTCTGGAGAAACGGGAGGACGAGGGAAGACATAGAGCTCACAGACATACAGAACGCGCTGTCCGTGTCTGtcttcaacaacaaaaata GTGGATTTTGGCACAGCACCTTGATTGACAAAAACCTCATTGACTACTTTGTTCCCTTCCTGCCTCTGGAATACAAACATGTGAAAATGTGTGTCAGGGTTGAGATCCAATCACGTGGCTACAGCGTGGATGAAGACATTTTAACCAGGATAGCGGATGAGATGACCTACTTCCCCCGAGAGGAGAGAATTTACTCGGATAAAGGCTGTAAAACTGTGGATGCGAAGCTGGATTATTACTATGACTTCTAA
- the TOR1B gene encoding torsin-1B, with product MAAAATGGAGPASSSRPLLAGRKRGRGAAMPGAAGLLLPLLLLLPGLAALEPLSVGLAIGVASALTGYLSHPNFYCSYVECCPSAGHRLNATALREQLDERLFGQHLAKEVVLRAVTGFSHNPSPKKPLTLSLHGWAGTGKNFLSQLLARHVHPAGLRSKFVHLFLATLHFPHQQQLQLYQEQLQSWIRGNVSACPYSVFIFDEMDKMHQGLIDAIKPFLDYYEQVDGVSYRKAIFIFLSNAGGDLINKAALDFWTSGKEREEIQLKDLEPVLSVGVFNNKNSGLWHSSLIDRNLIDYFVPFLPLEHKHVKMCVRAEMKARGHAVDEKVVEAVADEMTYFPKEAKIYSDKGCKTVQAKLDIHEDIAVKYTNAKD from the exons atggcggcggcggctaCAGGCGGAGCAGGCCCGGCTTCATCCTCCCGCCCGCTGCTGGCGGGACGGAAGCGGGGCCGCGGAGCCGCCAtgccgggggcagcggggctgctgctgccgctgctgctgctgctgccggggctggcggcgctGGAGCCTCTCAGCGTGGGGCTGGCCATCGGCGTCGCCTCAGCGCTCACCGGTTACCTGTCCCACCCTAACTTCTACTGCAGCTACGTGGAGTGCTGCCCCAGCGCCGGGCATCGCCTCAACGCCACCG CGCTACGGGAGCAGCTGGACGAGCGGCTGTTCGGGCAGCACCTGGCCAAGGAGGTGGTGTTGCGGGCAGTGACGGGTTTCAGCCACAACCCCAGCCCCAAGAAGCCGCTGACGCTGTCGCTGCACGGCTGGGCCGGCACGGGGAAGAATTTcctcagccagctgctggcccGCCACGTCCACCCCGCCGGGCTGCGCAGTAAGTTCGTGCACCTCTTCCTGGCCACCCTGCACTTCccgcaccagcagcagctgcagctctacCAG GAGCAATTGCAGAGCTGGATTCGGGGCAATGTTAGTGCCTGTCCTTACTCTGTCTTCATTTTTGATGAGATGGACAAGATGCACCAGGGCCTTATTGATGCCATCAAACCCTTCTTGGACTATTACGAGCAGGTCGATGGGGTGTCGTACAGGAAAGCCATCTTCATCTTCCTCAG CAATGCCGGTGGTGACTTAATTAATAAAGCAGCACTTGACTTCTGGACaagtgggaaggaaagggaagagattCAGCTGAAAGACCTGGAGCCTGTGCTATCCGTGGGAGTCTTCAATAACAAGAACA GTGGACTGTGGCACAGCAGCCTCATCGACAGGAACCTCATCGACTACTTTGTTCCCTTCCTGCCCCTGGAGCACAAGCACGTGAAGATGTGCGTCCGAGCTGAAATGAAAGCCCGTGGCCATGCTGTCGATGAGAAGGTTGTGGAGGCAGTGGCTGACGAAATGACTTACTTCCCAAAAGAAGCGAAAATCTACTCCGATAAAGGCTGCAAGACTGTACAGGCCAAGCTGGATATTCACGAAGACATCGCAGTGAAATACACGAATGCCAAGGATTGA
- the LOC137842466 gene encoding torsin-1A-like isoform X1, which yields MKPLSLGVFFLLVPTLVPALDPLSASLLMGGAAVTWQLFSPHSWLKCRLLECCNVKDTLNFSVVKMDLERKVFGQHLAVQLVLRALNANIHSKRPKKPLVMSFHGWTGTGKTFLSSIIAENLYQPGAPRRRFVHHFNTVLHFPHASRVHLYKEQLQNWIRGNVSACPRSLFIFSEMDQMPHGLIDSITPFLGYHEEIDGVYYGKAIFIFLNNAGGDKITEIALDYWRRSKRREDIPVKELQDLLSEEIFSNTNSGFFQSQLIQKNLIDYFIPFLPLEYKHVKECVREELRAQGHPEDEGIITEIASSMIDYPSEEDIYSSKGCKTVASRVILSI from the exons ATGAAGCCTCTGAGCCTTGGTGTGTTCTTTCTTCTCGTGCCCACCTTGGTGCCAGCCTTGGACCCGCTCAGCGCTTCGCTCCTCATGGGGGGGGCCGCGGTCACCTGGCAGCTCTTCTCCCCACACTCCTGGCTCAAGTGCCGTctcctggagtgctgcaatgtgaAGGACACGCTGAACTTCTCAG TTGTGAAGATGGATTTGGAGCGAAAAGTCTTTGGCCAGCATCTCGCTGTCCAATTAGTTCTGAGAGCTCTGAATGCAAATATTCACTCCAAACGGCCCAAGAAACCCCTGGTGATGTCCTTCCATGGCTGGACTGGAACAGGCAAAACGTTTCTCAGCAGTATCATCGCAGAGAACCTCTATCAGCCTGGTGCACCAAGAAGGCGTTTTGTGCACCACTTCAACACGGTGCTGCATTTCCCACATGCCTCACGTGTCCATCTCTATAAG GAACAGCTGCAGAACTGGATTCGGGGCAATGTCAGTGCCTGTCCAAGGTCCctttttatcttctctgaaATGGATCAGATGCCACACGGCCTGATAGACTCGATTACGCCATTCCTTGGCTACCACGAAGAGATTGATGGAGTTTATTATGGCAAGGCGATCTTCATCTTCTTGAA CAATGCAGGCGGAGATAAGATAACAGAGATTGCTCTTGATTACTGGAGAAGGTcgaagagaagagaagacatCCCTGTGAAGGAGCTCCAGGATCTGCTGTCTGAGGAAATTTTCAGCAACACAAACA GTGGTTTCTTTCAAAGTCAACTGATCCAGAAGAACCTGATTGACTATTTcatccctttccttcctcttgaATATAAACACGTGAAAGAGTGTGTCCGGGAGGAGCTGCGTGCGCAAGGGCATCCTGAGGACGAAGGCATCATCACAGAGATCGCCTCGTCAATGATCGACTACCCCAGCGAGGAAGACATCTACTCCAGCAAAGGCTGCAAGACTGTTGCCTCCAGAGTGATTCTGAGCATCTAG
- the LOC137842466 gene encoding torsin-1B-like isoform X2 yields the protein MDLERKVFGQHLAVQLVLRALNANIHSKRPKKPLVMSFHGWTGTGKTFLSSIIAENLYQPGAPRRRFVHHFNTVLHFPHASRVHLYKEQLQNWIRGNVSACPRSLFIFSEMDQMPHGLIDSITPFLGYHEEIDGVYYGKAIFIFLNNAGGDKITEIALDYWRRSKRREDIPVKELQDLLSEEIFSNTNSGFFQSQLIQKNLIDYFIPFLPLEYKHVKECVREELRAQGHPEDEGIITEIASSMIDYPSEEDIYSSKGCKTVASRVILSI from the exons ATGGATTTGGAGCGAAAAGTCTTTGGCCAGCATCTCGCTGTCCAATTAGTTCTGAGAGCTCTGAATGCAAATATTCACTCCAAACGGCCCAAGAAACCCCTGGTGATGTCCTTCCATGGCTGGACTGGAACAGGCAAAACGTTTCTCAGCAGTATCATCGCAGAGAACCTCTATCAGCCTGGTGCACCAAGAAGGCGTTTTGTGCACCACTTCAACACGGTGCTGCATTTCCCACATGCCTCACGTGTCCATCTCTATAAG GAACAGCTGCAGAACTGGATTCGGGGCAATGTCAGTGCCTGTCCAAGGTCCctttttatcttctctgaaATGGATCAGATGCCACACGGCCTGATAGACTCGATTACGCCATTCCTTGGCTACCACGAAGAGATTGATGGAGTTTATTATGGCAAGGCGATCTTCATCTTCTTGAA CAATGCAGGCGGAGATAAGATAACAGAGATTGCTCTTGATTACTGGAGAAGGTcgaagagaagagaagacatCCCTGTGAAGGAGCTCCAGGATCTGCTGTCTGAGGAAATTTTCAGCAACACAAACA GTGGTTTCTTTCAAAGTCAACTGATCCAGAAGAACCTGATTGACTATTTcatccctttccttcctcttgaATATAAACACGTGAAAGAGTGTGTCCGGGAGGAGCTGCGTGCGCAAGGGCATCCTGAGGACGAAGGCATCATCACAGAGATCGCCTCGTCAATGATCGACTACCCCAGCGAGGAAGACATCTACTCCAGCAAAGGCTGCAAGACTGTTGCCTCCAGAGTGATTCTGAGCATCTAG
- the PTGES gene encoding prostaglandin E synthase produces the protein MIENKVFLSFAFYSTVLIVKMYVVAIITGQVRLRNKAFANPEDALRNGGLQYYRQDPDVERCRRAHRNDMENIFPFLFLGAIYSLLEPSPAVARLHFFVFCVGRVVHTLAYLLRLRAPTRSVAYSVAQLPCFSMALQILLAAAPYW, from the exons ATGATAGAGAACAAAGTGTTCCTGTCGTTTGCGTTCTACAGCACGGTCCTGATTGTGAAAATGTACGTCGTGGCCATCATTACGGGGCAAGTGAGACTCAGAAATAAG GCCTTCGCCAACCCCGAGGACGCGCTGCGCAACGGGGGGCTGCAGTACTACCGCCAGGACCCCGATGTGGAGCGCTGCCGCAG GGCGCACCGCAACGACATGGAGAacatcttccccttcctcttcctcggAGCCATCTACTCCCTGCTGGAGCCCAGCCCCGCGGTGGCCAGGCTCCACTTCTTCGTCTTCTGCGTGGGGCGCGTGGTGCACACCCTGGCTTACCTCCTGCGGCTCAGGGCACCCACACGCTCCGTGGCCTACAGCGTGGCGCAGCTGCCCTGCTTCTCCATGGCCCTACAGATCCTCCTCGCCGCCGCCCCGTATTGGTAA